A stretch of Chelmon rostratus isolate fCheRos1 chromosome 18, fCheRos1.pri, whole genome shotgun sequence DNA encodes these proteins:
- the LOC121622147 gene encoding toll-like receptor 5, with product MLRAEFLLASSVKMRALVVVICVFLQVPGCFPSCLIMGSVASCFSCKLRWVPSLPPHITHLYLGMNHIGEINSTSLSGLESLLELDLGQQYVPLVIRSNAFSRQGRLRRLVLGFNAGLQLEPEAFVGLSSLRNLHLDHCSLQESILKENYLEPLSSLETLDLFGNQINRLQPSLFFANMTNLKDLNLKLNKIDKICEPDLAGFQGKHFEVLNLDSVYFTAMLSEGFDWQVCGNPFRGMSFHTLDLSNSGFSAGKSKQFFRAIEGTKISHLKMSGHMGKGFSFSNLPDPDRSTFEGLKNSSLLVLDLSKNRIFALQEGVFSRLKEVTVIDISQNRVNRIHRNAFQGLQGHLKMLNLSNNLLGEIYSNTFASLTNLQVLDLSYNHIGALGYRSFRGLPNLKALKLTGNSLRNLGFPASLPSLSVLLLNDNKLTASSVSSLVRFATNITHLNIEDNRLTNLDDLHTFWTELKRLHVLFYGGNTIRWCTLSRQVSATGPSNLTVLDLHSSSLQSMWSQGRCLSLFDHLGQVVGLNLSFNALQSLPPDVFKGLTSVVDMDLSSNTLTYLPPDVLPKSLKVLHLSNNFIASPDPAAFHSLSSLDLNMNRFHCDPNLKSFLTWLSNTNVTFLSPVDELRCEFPSGFYNVPLLNYSAQVTQQ from the exons ATGTTAAGAGCTGAATTTCTTCTGGCAAGCAGCGTGAAGATGCGGGCGCTGGTGGTTGTCATCTGCGTTTTCCTACAG GTGCCAGGTTGTTTTCCATCATGCCTCATAATGGGTTCTGTAGCCAGCTGTTTCTCCTGCAAACTCCGCTGGgttccttctcttcctccccacaTCACCCACCTGTACCTGGGCATGAACCACATTGGTGAGATCAACTCCACCTCCCTGTCAGGCCTGGAGTCGCTGCTGGAGCTGGACCTCGGACAACAGTATGTGCCGCTTGTAATCAGGAGCAACGCCTTCAGCAGACAAGGACGCCTGAGGAGGCTGGTGCTCGGCTTCAACGCCGGCCTTCAGCTGGAGCCAGAGGCTTTCGTGGGACTGTCCAGTTTGCGAAATCTCCACCTGGATCACTGTTCGCTTCAGGAATCCATACTGAAGGAGAACTACCTGGAACCACTGTCCTCCTTAGAGACTCTTGACCTCTTTGGTAACCAGATAAACAGGCTCCAGCCTTCACTTTTCTTTGCAAACATGACCAATTTGAAAGATCTGAATCTCAAGCTGAACAAAATTGACAAAATATGTGAGCCTGATCTGGCTGGTTTCCAGGGGAAGCACTTTGAGGTTCTGAACTTGGACTCTGTTTACTTTACGGCCATGTTAAGTGAAGGTTTTGACTGGCAGGTATGTGGGAACCCTTTCAGAGGAATGTCTTTTCATACCCTTGACCTGTCCAACAGCGGGTTTAGTGCGGGTAAATCCAAGCAGTTTTTCAGAGCCATTGAAGGGACAAAGATCTCCCATCTCAAAATGTCAGGACACATGGGTAAAGGATTTTCATTCAGTAATCTCCCTGATCCAGACCGCAGCACGTTTGAAGGCCTGAAGAACAGTTCGCTCCTCGTATTGGATCTGTCTAAAAACAGGATATTTGCATTGCAAGAGGGGGTTTTTAGTCGACTGAAAGAGGTCACAGTCATTGACATTTCCCAAAACAGAGTGAATCGGATACACAGAAATGCTTTTCAAGGTCTTCAGggacatttaaaaatgctgaacttGTCAAATAACCTGCTTGGGGAAATCTATTCTAACACTTTTGCTTCTCTGACAAACCTGCAAGTGTTAGACTTGTCTTACAATCACATTGGTGCACTGGGCTATCGCTCATTTAGAGGACTTCCCAACTTGAAAGCattaaaactgacaggaaactcTTTGCGGAATCTAGGCTTCCCTGCATCTCTACCCAGCCTCAGTGTACTCCTGCTGAATGACAATAAGTTGACGGCCTCGTCGGTGAGCAGTCTCGTACGGTTTGCCACAAACATTACACATCTGAACATCGAGGACAACAGATTAACAAACCTGGATGATCTTCACACCTTCTGGACTGAACTGAAACGCCTCCATGTTCTCTTCTATGGAGGAAACACAATCAGGTGGTGCACACTCAGTAGACAGGTTTCTGCAACTGGCCCGAGTAACTTAACAGTCCTGGATCTTCACAGCAGCTCCCTGCAGTCTATGTGGTCTCAGGGGAGATGCCTGAGTCTGTTTGACCATCTTGGACAAGTGGTTGGTCTCAACTTGAGCTTCAACGCGCTGCAGTCGCTTCCTCCGGATGTTTTCAAGGGTCTCACCTCAGTAGTGGACATGGACCTCTCATCCAACACGTTGACTTACCTCCCGCCTGATGTACTACCCAAAAGTCTCAAAGTACTCCACCTCTCCAACAACTTCATAGCCTCCCCTGACCCCGCCGCCTTTCACTCTCTGAGCTCCCTCGACCTAAATATGAACAGATTTCACTGCGACCCAAACCTGAAGAGCTTCCTGACTTGGCTGAGCAACACCAACGTAACGTTCCTGAGTCCTGTTGATGAGCTCAGATGTGAATTTCCTTCTGGTTTCTATAATGTCCCTCTGTTAAATTACTCTGCTCAGGtcacacagcagtaa